The following coding sequences are from one uncultured Desulfobacter sp. window:
- a CDS encoding diacylglycerol kinase codes for METKPDPKTGPARIWKAFFYSLKGLGYAFAREAAFRQESILAGVLTLVLFFLPLSLLWKVILFSAMALVLIAELLNSAIEAVVDLASPEFHKLAGRAKDMGSAAVFISLALTVILWILALISL; via the coding sequence ATGGAAACCAAGCCTGATCCCAAAACCGGCCCGGCCCGGATTTGGAAAGCATTTTTTTATTCCCTCAAGGGACTGGGGTATGCCTTTGCCCGGGAAGCCGCCTTCCGGCAGGAGAGCATCCTGGCCGGGGTACTGACCCTGGTGCTCTTTTTTTTACCCCTGTCTCTATTATGGAAAGTCATTCTTTTTTCCGCCATGGCCCTGGTGCTGATCGCAGAGCTACTCAACTCTGCCATTGAGGCCGTGGTGGACCTGGCATCTCCCGAATTCCACAAACTGGCCGGCCGGGCCAAGGACATGGGAAGTGCTGCGGTGTTTATCAGCCTGGCACTTACCGTTATCCTGTGGATTCTGGCCCTGATTTCCCTCTAA